The following are encoded together in the Candidatus Omnitrophota bacterium genome:
- a CDS encoding cobalamin-binding protein, giving the protein MHLLTKFNIYLIAFFLNFLFLNNSSASGDDKDIRIISISPAATEIIYAIGAGDSLVAVSSYCNWPPEAKAKTKIGSFSWPKIEKIIYLQPDIVITAGLEQAPVVQQLKALNIRTIVCSAKTIEGLFGAIEEIALAVDRIEEGQKLIKVMSARINQIKSRFEDIPVNKRPKVLLELWDEPLIVAGTDSLIGQVIELAGGKNIAYDAMHAYSRFSYELVLKRNPDYIIAVYMKRGQDKERIKNRFGYSNIKAVKNDHIICDINPDIILRAGPRITEAIDEINKRIYAQ; this is encoded by the coding sequence ATGCATCTTTTAACCAAATTTAACATCTATCTAATAGCATTTTTTCTAAATTTCCTCTTTCTTAACAATTCTTCTGCATCTGGCGATGACAAAGATATAAGGATTATTTCCATTTCACCTGCGGCAACTGAAATTATCTATGCAATAGGTGCTGGTGATTCTTTAGTCGCTGTAAGCTCTTATTGTAATTGGCCGCCTGAAGCCAAGGCCAAAACCAAAATAGGTTCTTTCAGTTGGCCCAAGATCGAAAAAATTATTTACCTGCAGCCAGATATTGTTATTACTGCCGGATTAGAACAAGCACCAGTTGTTCAGCAGCTTAAGGCGCTTAATATTAGAACAATAGTCTGCTCTGCAAAAACAATAGAAGGGCTGTTTGGTGCTATTGAGGAAATAGCTTTGGCAGTGGATAGAATTGAGGAAGGGCAGAAGTTGATTAAAGTTATGTCAGCTAGGATAAATCAGATTAAAAGCAGATTTGAAGATATACCGGTTAATAAACGGCCAAAGGTTTTATTGGAGCTATGGGATGAGCCTTTGATTGTTGCCGGAACTGATTCGCTTATCGGTCAGGTTATTGAGCTTGCGGGAGGCAAAAATATCGCCTATGATGCAATGCACGCCTACAGTCGTTTTAGTTATGAGCTCGTGCTTAAGAGAAATCCTGACTACATCATCGCTGTTTATATGAAACGAGGCCAAGATAAGGAACGTATTAAGAATCGTTTTGGATATAGCAATATCAAAGCTGTGAAGAATGACCACATTATTTGTGACATTAACCCAGATATTATTTTAAGGGCTGGTCCAAGAATTACAGAGGCGATTGATGAGATCAACAAAAGGATATACGCACAATAG
- a CDS encoding diphthine--ammonia ligase: MKNSLAISSWSGGKDSCLACYKAMRLGYKIKYLLNFISKEYKRCCFHGIEARLLKLQAELVGIPLVQKEVSPDMKKYEQEFKQAVNELKDKGIREMVFGDIYLDEHKIWVERVCKEIGIKPIEPLWNLSPEKIVEDFINLGFKAIVVSCKADMFGKEFIGRYVDKDFLKELTARGICPCGENGEFHTFIVDGPIFKKRIEITESQTVLKKGFWEYWFLDIKKYQVKGKEEN, from the coding sequence ATGAAGAATTCCCTAGCCATATCTTCCTGGAGCGGAGGAAAGGATAGTTGCCTTGCTTGCTATAAGGCGATGAGACTTGGCTACAAAATAAAATACCTCCTAAATTTTATCTCTAAAGAATATAAACGCTGCTGTTTTCATGGAATTGAAGCTAGGCTGCTAAAATTGCAGGCTGAACTTGTAGGAATTCCACTCGTTCAAAAAGAGGTTTCACCTGACATGAAAAAGTATGAACAAGAGTTTAAACAGGCTGTAAACGAGCTTAAAGATAAAGGCATTAGAGAAATGGTGTTTGGAGACATCTATTTGGATGAACACAAAATCTGGGTTGAACGCGTATGCAAGGAAATCGGAATTAAGCCTATAGAACCCCTCTGGAACCTTTCACCAGAAAAAATCGTAGAAGATTTTATTAATCTAGGATTTAAAGCAATCGTTGTTAGCTGTAAGGCTGATATGTTTGGAAAAGAGTTTATTGGAAGATATGTAGATAAAGATTTCCTAAAAGAACTTACAGCAAGAGGGATTTGTCCTTGCGGTGAGAACGGCGAATTTCATACCTTTATTGTTGATGGACCTATATTTAAAAAAAGAATAGAGATAACAGAAAGTCAAACAGTTCTTAAAAAAGGCTTTTGGGAGTATTGGTTTTTAGATATTAAGAAATATCAAGTTAAAGGAAAGGAGGAAAATTAA
- a CDS encoding iron ABC transporter permease — translation MRSTKGYTHNRSLIIIALFALLIIGSVLHLSLGAVKINIFTHLDEISLKIIQLRFMRLVLALIAGGGLAVSGVILQGLTRNPLAEPYLLGISSGAALGAVSCLLIGVDIRLQPIISFLFAALTFYAVYSIAKVNQKIFMHSLILSGVIISILISSVTMFLVSLSPNEALHGMSWWSLGSLHIFSQPLLIIVGVTVTIAVVFSLFFARNLNAISLGEEEAMHLGIDVEKTKKILFLIAALITASLVSTCGMIGFVGLIIPHMCRLLLGPNHRVLMPASVLAGAAFLIIADIFSRNLMGSVEVPIGVITALIGAPVFIILFKHKLGSRV, via the coding sequence ATGAGATCAACAAAAGGATATACGCACAATAGGTCATTAATTATAATTGCTTTATTTGCGCTATTGATAATAGGATCTGTCCTGCATTTGTCTTTGGGTGCTGTAAAGATCAATATATTTACTCATCTTGATGAAATCTCCCTAAAGATTATTCAATTACGTTTTATGCGTCTTGTGCTTGCGCTTATTGCCGGCGGCGGCCTTGCCGTGAGCGGCGTCATCTTACAAGGCCTAACACGAAATCCTTTAGCCGAACCTTATCTTCTGGGCATCTCCAGTGGCGCAGCTTTAGGTGCAGTCTCTTGCTTATTAATCGGGGTTGATATCAGACTTCAACCTATCATATCTTTTTTATTTGCTGCCTTAACGTTTTATGCCGTATACTCAATCGCTAAGGTCAATCAAAAGATATTTATGCATTCCTTAATCTTATCCGGGGTAATAATAAGTATACTTATTTCCAGTGTGACAATGTTTCTTGTGTCTCTTTCTCCAAATGAAGCCTTGCATGGAATGTCTTGGTGGTCATTAGGAAGCCTGCATATATTCAGTCAACCGCTGTTAATAATTGTGGGAGTAACAGTAACAATAGCAGTTGTCTTTAGCCTCTTTTTTGCGCGCAACCTTAATGCTATCAGCCTTGGAGAAGAAGAGGCAATGCATCTGGGCATAGATGTTGAAAAGACAAAAAAGATTCTGTTTTTGATTGCCGCATTAATAACCGCTAGCTTAGTATCAACCTGCGGTATGATTGGTTTTGTAGGTCTTATAATTCCGCATATGTGCCGCTTACTGCTTGGTCCAAATCATAGGGTTTTAATGCCAGCATCTGTTTTAGCTGGGGCGGCCTTTCTAATCATAGCTGATATATTCTCACGCAACTTAATGGGTTCTGTAGAGGTGCCTATTGGGGTCATAACAGCCTTGATTGGTGCACCTGTTTTTATTATTCTCTTCAAGCACAAACTAGGTTCAAGAGTATGA
- the cobC gene encoding alpha-ribazole phosphatase translates to MPKKLILIRHGQTDWNYQKRYTGFTDIGLNKKGKAQARRLSKKLSKVEIHNVYASNMKRTVQFAKIIFKDKPVKEFSGLREMNFGILEGLTYQEIMKKHSQAYTKWLANPSKHTIPEGENLNNFAKRVRKTLKTLLSDNKNKTIAIFTHAGPIKVILCDILKISLRETWRIEPKSGSINIIEFTRGKARIHSTSNTAYLNG, encoded by the coding sequence ATGCCTAAGAAGCTAATCTTAATTCGGCACGGTCAAACAGACTGGAATTATCAAAAAAGATATACTGGCTTTACGGATATAGGCCTAAATAAAAAAGGCAAGGCCCAGGCAAGAAGGCTTTCTAAGAAGTTAAGCAAAGTAGAAATTCATAACGTCTACGCAAGCAATATGAAAAGAACAGTTCAGTTTGCCAAGATAATCTTTAAAGATAAACCAGTAAAAGAATTTTCAGGGCTTCGCGAGATGAATTTTGGCATACTTGAAGGCTTGACATATCAGGAGATTATGAAAAAGCACTCTCAAGCTTATACGAAATGGTTAGCCAACCCATCAAAACACACTATTCCAGAAGGTGAAAATTTAAATAATTTCGCAAAAAGAGTAAGAAAAACATTAAAGACGCTATTATCAGACAATAAGAATAAAACAATCGCAATATTTACTCACGCCGGCCCCATAAAAGTAATTTTATGCGATATTTTAAAAATAAGTTTAAGAGAGACTTGGCGTATAGAGCCAAAATCAGGCAGCATTAATATTATTGAATTTACTAGGGGCAAGGCTAGAATCCACTCTACATCCAACACGGCATATTTAAATGGGTAA
- a CDS encoding ABC transporter ATP-binding protein — translation MNLIDVENLNSGYEKDKVVLKDISFEVGEGEFLGIIGPNGSGKTTLLKSLSGIIKPFKGKVLLNNRDVYKMSLREIARACAFVSSDTSIAFPFSVLDIVLMGRIPHIKNLGGYSKNDIRIVRESLELTDSTAFINRPIYTLSAGERQRVFLAKMLAQEPRVVFLDEPTTHLDIGHQIQILSLLKRFNQQGKFTIVVVLHDLNLASEFCTRLILLNNGKIEKAASPEEVLTYEIIEKVYNTLVIVSKNPVSSKPHILLVKEEEKI, via the coding sequence ATGAATTTGATAGATGTCGAAAATCTAAACTCCGGCTACGAAAAAGACAAAGTCGTCTTGAAGGACATTAGCTTTGAGGTAGGGGAAGGAGAGTTTTTAGGTATTATTGGCCCTAATGGCTCAGGAAAGACTACACTCCTAAAATCATTAAGCGGCATCATCAAGCCTTTCAAAGGCAAGGTACTATTAAACAATAGAGACGTATACAAAATGAGTTTGCGCGAAATAGCTAGAGCCTGTGCCTTTGTTTCATCAGACACCTCAATTGCCTTTCCTTTTAGCGTATTAGATATAGTCTTAATGGGAAGAATCCCTCATATAAAAAATTTAGGCGGCTATAGTAAAAATGATATACGCATTGTCAGGGAGTCTTTAGAGCTGACTGACAGCACTGCATTTATAAATCGGCCTATATACACACTTAGTGCGGGTGAACGCCAACGCGTCTTCCTTGCCAAGATGCTGGCTCAGGAGCCTAGGGTGGTTTTTCTTGATGAACCAACAACACATTTGGATATTGGCCATCAAATCCAAATACTCAGCCTTTTAAAAAGATTTAATCAACAAGGAAAATTTACTATAGTGGTTGTTTTGCATGACTTGAACCTCGCAAGTGAATTCTGCACCCGCCTAATCCTTCTTAATAACGGCAAGATTGAAAAGGCCGCTAGTCCAGAAGAAGTGCTCACCTATGAAATAATTGAAAAGGTTTATAACACCCTTGTGATTGTTAGTAAAAATCCAGTAAGTAGTAAACCCCATATATTATTAGTCAAGGAAGAAGAAAAGATATAG
- a CDS encoding TonB-dependent receptor, which translates to MNKFKCLFTLTLLCIFCLINTKVDANESGTSHYTIDLEKIVITPSRLKQEYRHSTQNISIITKEDIESEGKLEISEVLDLLPSVDILEYGSTGSTRAIHTRGASSSQVLTLVDGRPVNTPRDGLTDFNQIPLSNIERIEVLRGPLSSIYGANAVGGVINIITKSGKEKKQTKSSSKFGSFNTKSVSLTHSNKIDKFDYFISSDYLASHGHRDNADYLSNNVNTKLGIELDADNHINTSFGYYNSEVGTPGLITNQDLDDRQETFKKYIDITYDGKMLEGQDIVLKVYQNFDRLEFIEAFDPLDKDTQQTKVYGTDFQISQVLFDIYRSAIGLSFQEHRLNSSNSGKHSYSLKGTYFESETDIFNKGSLKFGARWDDYSNFGDRISPSASFNLWLFDKIKLHALAAKSFRAPTFNDLYWPQEDWGIWGGVEGNSNLGPEKAISYEAGIGGYSLGRLKTDITYFMTDFDDLIEWTVDDSWWWRPENVSSASIRGAELETEFVTNDHFKANFNYTYLRAKNKDTKNWLIYRPRHLYKLKLTYSPVPRYELGLSGIYKTKRFSNASNTTFLKAYFIMNMNLSYKINDFAQILFETKNIFDRTYQEERDYSMPGRAFYSGFKLTF; encoded by the coding sequence ATGAATAAATTTAAATGCTTGTTTACTTTGACTTTATTATGTATTTTCTGTCTAATTAATACTAAGGTAGATGCAAATGAGTCTGGTACATCTCATTACACAATTGATTTAGAAAAGATTGTAATTACGCCTTCTAGGCTAAAGCAGGAATATAGGCATTCCACCCAAAATATAAGTATTATCACTAAAGAAGACATTGAGTCTGAAGGCAAGCTTGAGATCTCAGAGGTCCTGGATTTATTGCCTTCAGTAGATATATTAGAGTATGGTTCTACTGGCTCTACGCGAGCTATCCATACCCGAGGTGCCTCATCCAGCCAAGTCCTCACTCTTGTTGACGGAAGACCAGTCAATACCCCGCGCGATGGTCTCACAGATTTTAATCAAATTCCTCTTTCAAACATTGAAAGGATTGAAGTTTTGCGCGGCCCTTTAAGTAGTATATATGGCGCGAATGCGGTAGGCGGGGTTATCAATATAATTACTAAAAGCGGAAAAGAAAAAAAACAGACTAAAAGTTCAAGCAAATTCGGTTCTTTCAATACAAAATCTGTTTCTTTAACCCACTCAAATAAAATAGATAAGTTCGATTATTTTATATCCAGCGACTACCTAGCCTCGCATGGCCATAGAGATAATGCTGACTATTTAAGCAACAATGTAAATACAAAATTAGGGATTGAGTTAGATGCTGACAATCATATTAATACTTCTTTTGGATACTACAATTCAGAAGTAGGAACCCCGGGCTTAATTACTAATCAAGACCTGGATGATAGACAGGAAACATTTAAAAAATATATCGATATAACTTATGATGGGAAAATGTTGGAAGGTCAAGATATAGTTTTAAAGGTATATCAGAATTTTGATAGATTGGAATTTATTGAAGCCTTTGATCCGCTTGATAAAGATACACAACAGACCAAGGTTTATGGGACAGATTTTCAGATTTCTCAAGTTCTATTCGATATTTATCGATCCGCAATTGGATTAAGCTTTCAAGAGCACAGACTTAACAGTTCAAACAGCGGCAAACATAGCTATAGCCTGAAAGGGACTTATTTTGAATCAGAGACAGACATTTTTAATAAAGGGTCCTTGAAGTTCGGAGCACGCTGGGATGACTATTCAAATTTTGGAGATAGGATTAGCCCTAGTGCTAGTTTTAATCTTTGGTTATTTGATAAAATAAAGCTGCATGCCTTGGCAGCAAAATCTTTCCGTGCGCCTACTTTTAATGATCTTTACTGGCCGCAAGAAGATTGGGGTATTTGGGGCGGGGTAGAAGGGAATTCTAATCTTGGTCCTGAAAAAGCAATTTCATATGAAGCAGGCATAGGCGGGTATTCCTTAGGAAGACTTAAGACTGATATTACATATTTTATGACAGATTTCGATGATTTAATAGAATGGACAGTTGATGACTCTTGGTGGTGGAGACCTGAAAATGTTAGCTCTGCATCTATAAGAGGAGCTGAGCTTGAGACAGAATTCGTTACAAATGACCATTTTAAAGCTAATTTTAACTACACTTACCTAAGAGCTAAAAATAAAGATACAAAGAACTGGTTAATATATCGGCCTAGACATCTGTATAAGTTAAAATTAACCTACTCACCTGTCCCTAGATACGAATTGGGCTTAAGCGGCATATACAAAACAAAAAGATTCAGCAATGCAAGCAATACGACCTTTCTCAAGGCCTACTTTATTATGAATATGAACCTTTCCTACAAAATAAATGATTTTGCGCAAATTTTGTTTGAGACTAAAAATATCTTTGATAGAACGTATCAAGAGGAGAGGGACTATTCTATGCCAGGAAGGGCATTTTAT
- the cobT gene encoding nicotinate-nucleotide--dimethylbenzimidazole phosphoribosyltransferase: MDKIQEIIKKIEELDQGLMTKAQARLDNLTKPQGSLGRLEEIAKLIVGISRNENPSIGKKVIFTFASDHGVTQEKVSAFPKEVTAQMVYNFLSGGAGINVLAGCVGAKVIVADMGIALDLKPHPKLIINKINYGTKNMAAGPAMTREEAVRSVEAGIEIFLDVFREGVDIVGTGEMGIGNTTASSAIAACLLEEPVEKMTGRGTGIDDKAFSNKVGVIEKALSINKPNPKDPLDVLSKVGGFEIGGLAGVILGAASKRIPVVIDGFISGVAALIAYRLEPKVKNYMIAAHCSVEKGHRIILDYLGLKPLLDLELRLGEGTGAALGMGIIEASIKIFTQMATFQKASVSEKIEE; this comes from the coding sequence ATGGACAAAATACAAGAAATTATTAAGAAAATAGAGGAACTTGATCAAGGTCTTATGACTAAGGCCCAGGCTAGATTAGATAACCTCACTAAACCGCAAGGAAGTTTAGGCCGACTAGAAGAAATAGCAAAGCTTATTGTTGGTATTAGCAGGAATGAGAATCCGTCTATTGGAAAAAAAGTAATTTTTACCTTTGCCTCTGATCATGGAGTAACGCAAGAGAAGGTAAGCGCCTTTCCAAAAGAGGTTACAGCACAGATGGTCTATAATTTTTTAAGTGGCGGTGCGGGAATTAACGTCTTAGCAGGTTGTGTTGGCGCAAAGGTTATAGTTGCAGATATGGGAATTGCACTTGATTTAAAGCCGCATCCAAAACTAATTATCAATAAAATCAATTATGGTACCAAAAATATGGCAGCCGGTCCAGCAATGACAAGAGAAGAGGCGGTAAGGTCTGTTGAAGCAGGTATTGAAATATTTCTAGATGTGTTTAGAGAAGGCGTAGATATTGTCGGCACAGGAGAAATGGGCATTGGGAATACAACAGCCTCAAGCGCTATAGCTGCCTGCCTACTAGAAGAGCCGGTTGAAAAAATGACAGGTAGAGGAACAGGCATTGATGATAAGGCCTTCTCTAATAAGGTTGGAGTAATAGAAAAAGCGCTTAGTATAAATAAACCAAATCCTAAAGACCCTTTAGATGTATTATCTAAAGTAGGTGGATTTGAAATAGGAGGCCTTGCTGGGGTAATTCTAGGGGCGGCCTCAAAAAGAATTCCTGTAGTCATAGATGGTTTTATTTCCGGAGTAGCTGCCTTAATTGCTTACAGGTTAGAGCCAAAAGTAAAGAATTATATGATTGCTGCCCACTGTTCTGTAGAAAAAGGACATAGAATAATCTTAGACTACCTGGGTCTCAAACCACTCCTAGATTTAGAATTACGCCTTGGAGAAGGAACCGGGGCTGCTTTAGGAATGGGAATAATTGAGGCTAGTATTAAAATCTTTACTCAGATGGCTACGTTTCAAAAAGCATCTGTTTCCGAGAAAATCGAAGAATGA
- the cobO gene encoding cob(I)yrinic acid a,c-diamide adenosyltransferase, which yields MGMIHIYTGNGKGKTTAAIGLAMRRVGAGGKVCIIQFLKKGIYNELKSLNKVSGITIKQFGRSCLLKAKPTKEDKKLAKQAIAYAKGVIQKKNYDLLILDEINVALKLKLISLNIVCEFLKALPESVELVLTGRYAPKKLISLADYVAEIKEVKHPFKLGIPARNGIEF from the coding sequence GTATGATACACATTTATACAGGAAATGGAAAAGGTAAAACAACAGCAGCTATTGGTCTGGCTATGAGAAGAGTCGGCGCAGGAGGTAAGGTCTGCATTATTCAATTCTTAAAGAAAGGCATTTATAATGAATTAAAATCATTAAACAAAGTATCAGGCATCACTATAAAACAGTTTGGTAGAAGCTGTCTGCTTAAGGCCAAGCCTACTAAAGAGGACAAAAAGTTAGCAAAGCAAGCGATTGCTTACGCAAAAGGAGTCATCCAGAAAAAAAACTACGACCTTTTAATTCTGGATGAAATAAATGTTGCTTTAAAATTAAAACTTATAAGTCTTAATATAGTTTGCGAATTTCTTAAGGCCTTGCCTGAATCTGTTGAGTTGGTACTTACAGGTAGGTATGCGCCTAAGAAATTAATTTCCTTAGCTGATTATGTCGCTGAAATAAAAGAAGTGAAGCATCCCTTTAAATTAGGTATTCCTGCCAGGAATGGCATTGAGTTCTAA
- the cobS gene encoding adenosylcobinamide-GDP ribazoletransferase — protein MKRFLIALQFLTTLPIKIKSEIKNEDFGKSLLYFPIVGMLIGLLLSLILSLFNFLPHLVLGVFILLASFIITGGIHLDGFADTCDGFYGSKPKKKILEIMRDSRVGTMGVTGLVCLLLLKFALIVNTPKDMLWKLLIMMTAFARLSQVLACYTSGYARQEGKAKYFIEYALKKDAVIGALFTLSLFLWLMQIKGVALFLIPIPLIFLFINYIKKRINGMTGDTIGAVSELAEVSILLSFLVINRLYI, from the coding sequence ATGAAAAGGTTTTTAATTGCCCTCCAGTTTTTAACTACCCTGCCCATAAAGATTAAATCAGAGATTAAAAATGAGGATTTCGGTAAATCTTTATTGTATTTTCCTATAGTAGGGATGTTAATCGGTCTTTTATTAAGTTTAATTCTTTCTCTTTTTAACTTCTTGCCCCATTTGGTGTTAGGCGTATTTATCTTATTAGCGTCCTTTATCATAACAGGTGGAATTCACTTAGATGGATTCGCTGATACTTGTGACGGATTTTATGGCTCCAAACCCAAAAAAAAGATACTCGAGATAATGCGAGATAGTCGAGTCGGAACAATGGGGGTAACAGGTTTAGTCTGTCTCCTGCTTTTAAAGTTTGCACTTATCGTAAATACTCCCAAAGACATGCTTTGGAAATTATTGATTATGATGACTGCATTTGCAAGGTTATCTCAAGTTCTTGCCTGCTATACTTCTGGATATGCACGTCAGGAAGGTAAGGCAAAATACTTCATAGAATATGCCCTTAAGAAAGATGCTGTTATCGGGGCCTTATTTACCTTGAGCTTATTCTTATGGCTGATGCAGATAAAAGGTGTTGCCCTGTTTCTTATTCCTATACCTTTAATATTTTTATTCATAAATTATATTAAGAAAAGAATTAATGGAATGACCGGCGATACAATTGGTGCAGTGAGTGAACTGGCAGAAGTGTCTATTTTGCTAAGTTTTCTTGTTATAAACAGGCTTTATATATGA
- the cobU gene encoding bifunctional adenosylcobinamide kinase/adenosylcobinamide-phosphate guanylyltransferase — translation MGKIIFILGGARSGKSAYAVKLAKGLDKKVAFLATCLPLDKEMKERISLHKKKRPAHWQTFEQPKDLTPTLRKICPKFNVIIIDCLTILISNLLGQGLKCAAVENRIAKMLKILKQSKPTSIIVSNEVGLGIVPENALGRRFRDLAGRVNQNVAARANDVFFMVSGLPLKVRKG, via the coding sequence ATGGGTAAGATTATATTTATTCTTGGCGGGGCAAGAAGCGGAAAAAGCGCCTATGCTGTTAAATTGGCTAAGGGGCTTGATAAAAAGGTCGCGTTTCTTGCTACTTGTCTACCTTTAGATAAAGAAATGAAAGAGCGAATCTCTCTCCATAAGAAAAAAAGGCCTGCGCATTGGCAAACATTTGAGCAACCTAAAGATTTGACCCCAACACTTAGAAAGATATGTCCTAAATTTAATGTTATCATTATTGACTGTCTTACAATTCTCATATCTAATCTTTTAGGGCAAGGGCTCAAATGTGCTGCTGTAGAAAATAGGATTGCTAAGATGTTGAAAATCCTTAAACAAAGTAAGCCTACATCAATCATTGTCTCTAACGAAGTCGGTTTAGGCATAGTCCCCGAGAACGCGCTAGGAAGAAGATTTAGGGACTTGGCTGGAAGAGTGAATCAGAACGTAGCAGCCAGAGCTAATGATGTTTTTTTTATGGTTTCAGGCCTGCCTTTAAAAGTCAGAAAGGGATAA